Below is a window of Drosophila miranda strain MSH22 chromosome 3, D.miranda_PacBio2.1, whole genome shotgun sequence DNA.
CCACTATGACTGCACTATCCTGGCCGTAGAACTTTGGCATCAGGGTGACTCGGGCATTGATGCATTGGAGCAGAGCCAGAGGCCAGAGGAAACGCACCAGCAGACCAAACATTCTGCTCACTTCAAAGGTTAAAGGACAACTAACACAGATCAGCTCATCAGACATTTCGAAATAGACTTTTGAACCATCCAACCGATCTGGTTTCATGGAAGTCGCTTCGAGGGTTTCCATGAATTCTTGAGAACGTGCTGAATCTACCTGCTGTGCCATAGAAAATCTCAGATTTCCATTGAATTTTCCACCTACGCGACGCGAAGGAATGCGTTTGCTTTTGTTACTTGCCCTACCTGCAGTATTTACAAAAGAATTTTTTTTCAAGAGGGGTTCGTTTCGGGTTTCTGAGGGAGTTTGAGAAAATCTAAAAAAACCGAAGGAAAAAAGGATACATATGGACACCCGATATCCAGAAAATCTCGGAACTCTTTCAACTAAAACATGTTTTTATTATCGTAATTAAACCTTAAAGTGAAACACTCGATGGCTACGCGTGTGGTAAAAATCTGTAGCCATTGAGTCTAGTCATCGATCACTTAGCAACTAAGAGGAATTTTAAATTCGCAAGCGATCCGATCCGCATGAATTTTGGATCATTTGTATTTACATAGGGTTTACGTACGGGAATTTTGCAGGATAAAACAAATTGCAAACAATGGAGACTTCTCTTGTGTAGACTATGTAAACGATTCTTGCTCGGGGGCGGGGGACACACAAAATATGGACATGCTTTGCATGCCCTGAGGCGGGCACAGCTATCAACACTTCGATACACCCACTAGGGCAGGGCGTATGCAACGCTCGTGTAGCTTGTAGCCCAATTTGGTAACCTCCACCACGGTGTTGGCCTCAACGGTTTTGTCCTCCTTCTGGAACAGAGCCTCGTGCAGATTGGGATCGAACTTCTGGTTGAGTGGGTCCACAGCTTCCAGACCGTGACGCTTGAACACCTGCAGCAATGAGGCGCGAGTCATGGTGAGACCCTCGTACAGGCTCTTTAGATCAGCATTGTTACTCAGCTGTAAAGGAGGCGCAGGTTAGACTCGATTACTTTACTATGCCATGGGGCAAACGTCATACCTTGTCCTTAGGCACTGCCTGTGTGGCGTGGCCGAGTGTGTCGGCGACCTCCAGCAGGTCCTTGCAGAAGCTCTGGATGCCGAAGATCTTTGCATCACTGATCTGTTTGTTCAGACGCGTACGCATGTTCTCGCTCTCAGCGAGGGCGCGCTTATACTTGTCCATCAGTTCCGATTTCTGCTCCTTGGAGTCGGCCAGCTCTTTCGTGAGACGATCAACCTCCGGTGAGACGGCTTTTTGTTCCGCTCCAGCGGCAGATGCAGCGGCTTCCTCCGGCTGCTTCTCAGTGCTGTAGGGGCGTCCATTTGCCAGGGCTGTGGTGGCCTGACGCAAGAAACTATAGAACCCGGACAAATTGCGATAAGATGTTGTTGCAGACGAACGTGCGTTCATTACGTCACAGAAAAGAGGAAGAATGCGGCAAACTTACCTTGAATTGCGTGCACTGACTACGGCTTTGAGCTGGCTCAAGCTGCGAGCAAAAACTTGCAAGGATAGTCCAGCTTTCGATGCCATTTTGAGTGAATTTTGTGGCTAAATtgttaaaaaaaattaaattacccCCTCTCTTTCGGTTGTAATCAGCGTGCTTTTTAAAGTGACCAAATCCTCCAAGATAGCAATACCAAATTTTCGCAGTGTGGACAACCCGCCAGATGGCGCCAGTGGGTGAAATGTTCAAATTATGGACCGCTCTAATTCATGCAAAGATTGTATTAGCATTGCCTTCAGGTATCTATTATTGGTCTCACCTCTGCACGCCTTGGGGGGTAGGGAGCAATTAATTTACGCATAGTTTATAAATCTTTCAGACTGTGCACGCCCAGGAGGCCGCCAAAATATAGCTTGTTTGTAAAAGTTGCTCTAAATATGTAAATTGCCCCAGCTCCCGGCACTTTCTGCTGCCGCCCGGAGCACTTAATGAA
It encodes the following:
- the LOC108159255 gene encoding grpE protein homolog, mitochondrial is translated as MASKAGLSLQVFARSLSQLKAVVSARNSSFLRQATTALANGRPYSTEKQPEEAAASAAGAEQKAVSPEVDRLTKELADSKEQKSELMDKYKRALAESENMRTRLNKQISDAKIFGIQSFCKDLLEVADTLGHATQAVPKDKLSNNADLKSLYEGLTMTRASLLQVFKRHGLEAVDPLNQKFDPNLHEALFQKEDKTVEANTVVEVTKLGYKLHERCIRPALVGVSKC